The Natronogracilivirga saccharolytica genome includes a window with the following:
- a CDS encoding HPF/RaiA family ribosome-associated protein encodes MLKHIIHNHKKLLNKEKAEQFEGLIQKQTQKLQRYFKRYRKPVVLDIILSEDDRQYHMTLNLNMRSGPVIVKRKNSDLRALTHDAFDSLKNRITETLEKERKEHLYTKRKQRSEHFDELMGYLRETRETADRNTFEALLKRGVPGLRNYLDRRVKQTNTAAGEDTGLRVDDLAGELYTRIYDRFGDHPEEAGSRLSWMYGQADSFMEEKLTENDLLETSGTPDDARTGIPQEPEFTYSVDAEGELVPVDELDDPVFIHNMYNIEDIFTENPDEAEEMRLKVDERMTRDGFHHLVSSELATQPFFKRSVFDLYIIDRFEADEIADIKDCSSKEVEQALLEVRTYLKERIRSRIKSEEVAP; translated from the coding sequence ATGCTGAAGCACATTATTCACAACCATAAGAAACTCCTCAATAAAGAAAAGGCCGAACAATTTGAAGGTCTTATACAAAAGCAGACACAAAAACTGCAGCGCTATTTCAAGCGGTACCGCAAGCCGGTTGTCCTTGATATCATTCTCTCGGAAGATGACCGGCAATACCATATGACATTGAACCTCAACATGCGTTCGGGTCCGGTTATTGTGAAGCGCAAGAACAGTGACCTGCGGGCACTGACTCATGATGCTTTTGATTCGCTGAAAAACAGAATTACCGAAACACTCGAAAAAGAGAGGAAAGAGCATCTGTATACCAAAAGAAAGCAGCGTTCTGAGCATTTCGATGAGCTGATGGGATATCTCCGCGAAACCCGCGAGACGGCGGACCGCAATACGTTTGAAGCGTTGCTGAAACGCGGTGTGCCGGGCCTGCGCAACTATCTGGATCGCAGAGTGAAACAGACAAACACGGCTGCCGGGGAAGACACCGGGCTTCGGGTTGACGATTTGGCCGGTGAACTGTACACCAGAATTTATGATCGCTTCGGCGATCATCCCGAAGAGGCGGGAAGCCGGCTCTCCTGGATGTATGGCCAGGCCGACTCATTCATGGAAGAAAAGCTGACAGAGAACGATCTGCTTGAGACTTCCGGAACCCCGGATGATGCCCGCACCGGCATCCCGCAGGAACCCGAGTTTACCTACTCGGTGGATGCCGAAGGGGAGCTGGTCCCTGTGGATGAACTTGACGACCCGGTCTTCATCCACAATATGTACAACATCGAGGATATTTTTACCGAAAATCCGGATGAAGCGGAAGAAATGCGGCTGAAGGTGGATGAACGGATGACGCGGGATGGATTCCACCACCTCGTATCATCCGAGCTTGCCACACAGCCGTTCTTCAAGCGCAGCGTCTTCGATCTGTACATTATCGACCGGTTTGAGGCGGATGAGATAGCGGATATCAAGGACTGCAGCAGCAAGGAAGTGGAACAGGCGCTGCTTGAAGTCCGCACCTATCTCAAGGAGCGCATCCGCAGCAGGATCAAAAGCGAGGAAGTTGCACCATGA
- a CDS encoding phenylalanine--tRNA ligase beta subunit-related protein, which produces MLLFKNQLQDKVLIGALEARGLDNTADSPLLEERLSRLLDQRSNALNPDEDAFRKACRDMMRIGSYKPTGRGKPASEYLLRAASESNFPRINTAADINNYISLAYLVPISLWDTDKIASDSWLFRTGADGEQFVFNPSGQTIGLKDLVSGYAVAGGEETPVVSPVKDCQQTKTDDGTRNIAVAVYYPAGWDGKPALSDIMKEFAELMETVSGQVEYAIV; this is translated from the coding sequence ATGTTACTTTTTAAAAACCAATTGCAGGACAAGGTGTTGATCGGTGCGCTTGAGGCCAGGGGGCTGGACAATACCGCTGACTCTCCGCTGCTTGAGGAGCGGCTGTCCCGCCTTCTTGATCAGCGGAGCAATGCTCTGAATCCGGATGAGGATGCCTTCCGGAAAGCCTGCCGGGATATGATGCGGATCGGCAGCTACAAACCGACCGGCCGCGGCAAGCCGGCTTCCGAATATCTCTTGCGAGCGGCTTCTGAAAGCAATTTCCCGCGCATCAACACCGCCGCCGATATCAATAATTACATCTCGCTTGCGTACCTGGTCCCGATTTCACTGTGGGATACGGACAAAATTGCGTCCGATTCCTGGCTTTTCCGCACCGGCGCCGATGGCGAGCAGTTTGTGTTCAACCCGTCCGGACAGACCATAGGCCTGAAAGACCTTGTATCCGGCTATGCCGTTGCCGGCGGAGAGGAAACGCCCGTAGTCTCACCGGTCAAGGACTGCCAGCAAACCAAAACGGATGACGGCACCCGCAACATTGCCGTCGCTGTGTATTATCCAGCCGGATGGGACGGCAAACCGGCACTTTCCGATATCATGAAGGAGTTTGCGGAACTGATGGAAACGGTGTCCGGTCAGGTGGAGTATGCCATAGTGTAA
- a CDS encoding DUF4168 domain-containing protein produces the protein MFRTLFAFVFLLSFSLTACEERLPPPEEEPPPGEEQPPPDDQPPPDDQPPPDDQPPPGPMGESSNAPQQEADPDIEVTQDDLEAIAEIEVEAQNLQIDRHTDPEGFESLVRDEGMEMEEYEQLNFAIHRDPELQQRLYEKIEELLEDA, from the coding sequence ATGTTTCGCACATTGTTTGCATTTGTATTTTTGCTGTCGTTTTCGCTGACGGCATGCGAGGAAAGATTGCCGCCGCCGGAGGAAGAGCCTCCGCCGGGAGAAGAACAGCCTCCGCCGGATGATCAGCCGCCACCTGACGACCAGCCTCCTCCGGATGATCAGCCGCCTCCCGGACCTATGGGAGAGAGCAGCAATGCTCCTCAGCAGGAAGCTGACCCGGACATTGAGGTCACACAGGATGATCTGGAAGCCATCGCCGAAATTGAGGTAGAGGCTCAGAATCTACAGATTGACCGCCATACTGATCCGGAAGGATTTGAATCGCTGGTCCGGGATGAAGGAATGGAAATGGAGGAGTATGAACAGCTGAACTTTGCCATTCATCGGGACCCAGAGCTTCAGCAGCGACTCTATGAAAAGATTGAAGAGTTGCTTGAAGACGCCTGA
- the mgtE gene encoding magnesium transporter, which produces MILEPEVLLAYREQFVENMKQGNVDDAANIAPNISSGRIAGLLTGYSNDIVVPFLEKVEEKHAADILVKMPKKVAAELFYHLDPEVSARLIARAPVDDAADIVSLLDDSKGRELFDSIHPEVEKNIRNLMQYDEGTVGSVMNTHFIAVREKATVGDTLKALKDAPNRVQNRAYIYVVDDKGCPRGVVSLRDLLRADPVKTISGVASEDVVVVHVNDKAIDAAQLLRNRRYQMMPVVNDANVLTGVLLLDDAIDILSVNLADQFVKLGAASVDESFFTTPVNSVKKRLPWMAANVFLNLGAVAVIASYEATIEAVAALAIFLPMITDMGGNVGIQALSVSIRSLALGEVRMSQYLKAARKEIIVGLVNGLALGTLFTVIAVLLQGNPVLGMVAGFALGCNVLLAGLIGGTLPFFIKRLGGDPALMTGPVLTTITDITGVSIYLGLSTLFLASLITG; this is translated from the coding sequence ATGATACTTGAACCCGAAGTGCTTCTTGCTTACCGCGAACAGTTCGTTGAAAACATGAAACAGGGCAATGTGGATGATGCCGCGAATATCGCACCCAATATTTCCAGCGGACGCATCGCCGGGCTTCTGACCGGCTACAGCAACGATATCGTCGTTCCGTTTCTGGAAAAAGTTGAAGAGAAACACGCTGCAGACATTCTCGTTAAAATGCCGAAAAAAGTAGCTGCTGAGCTATTTTACCACTTGGATCCCGAAGTTTCTGCAAGACTGATTGCCCGCGCACCGGTGGATGATGCGGCAGACATTGTTTCGTTGCTGGATGACAGCAAGGGCAGGGAGCTGTTTGACAGTATTCATCCCGAGGTGGAAAAGAACATCCGAAATCTGATGCAGTATGACGAGGGTACTGTGGGATCGGTGATGAATACCCATTTTATTGCCGTGCGGGAGAAAGCGACCGTCGGAGATACACTGAAAGCGCTGAAAGATGCCCCCAACCGGGTTCAGAACCGTGCCTACATCTATGTTGTTGATGACAAAGGTTGCCCCCGCGGTGTGGTGTCCCTGAGAGATTTGCTGCGGGCCGATCCGGTGAAGACGATTTCCGGGGTCGCTTCTGAAGATGTTGTGGTCGTGCACGTCAATGACAAGGCCATTGATGCGGCGCAATTGCTCAGAAACCGCCGGTATCAGATGATGCCGGTTGTCAATGACGCAAATGTGCTTACCGGAGTCCTGCTGCTTGATGATGCCATCGACATCTTGTCAGTAAACCTGGCTGATCAGTTCGTGAAACTGGGTGCGGCTTCGGTGGATGAATCCTTTTTCACCACTCCGGTCAATTCCGTTAAAAAGCGCCTGCCCTGGATGGCGGCAAATGTGTTTCTGAATCTCGGCGCCGTTGCGGTGATTGCTTCGTATGAAGCCACCATAGAGGCTGTTGCAGCGCTGGCCATTTTCCTTCCGATGATCACCGACATGGGCGGTAACGTGGGCATTCAGGCGCTCTCGGTATCCATCCGGAGCCTTGCTCTTGGTGAAGTGAGGATGAGCCAGTACCTGAAAGCAGCAAGAAAGGAGATTATTGTCGGACTTGTTAACGGACTTGCTCTCGGCACCCTGTTCACGGTAATCGCGGTCCTTCTGCAGGGCAATCCGGTGCTTGGCATGGTTGCCGGTTTTGCACTGGGATGCAATGTGTTGCTGGCGGGGCTCATAGGTGGTACGCTCCCGTTCTTCATCAAACGCCTGGGCGGAGACCCGGCACTGATGACCGGTCCGGTCCTGACTACCATTACAGATATTACAGGTGTGAGCATCTATCTGGGGCTGAGTACCCTGTTCCTGGCAAGCCTTATTACGGGATAA
- a CDS encoding macro domain-containing protein translates to MSDQVKLECVQGDITDQPDLDAVVNAANAELRTGGGVAGAIHRAAGPDLEEACRPLAPIKPGQAVVTSAFGLPNKKIIHCLGPVYNIDKPSDQLLADCYQNALRLADSEKLASLGFPAISTGAFGFPVHEAAEVAADAIHSVLSGLSHLRLVRMVLFSPGDKDVFQKALGISR, encoded by the coding sequence ATGAGTGACCAAGTCAAGCTGGAGTGTGTGCAGGGCGATATTACCGATCAGCCCGATCTTGATGCCGTTGTGAATGCCGCCAATGCCGAGCTGCGTACGGGCGGCGGCGTTGCAGGAGCCATACACCGGGCAGCCGGACCGGATCTGGAAGAGGCTTGCCGGCCGCTGGCCCCCATCAAACCGGGTCAGGCTGTTGTGACATCAGCATTTGGCCTGCCAAACAAAAAAATTATTCACTGCCTGGGACCGGTTTACAATATCGACAAACCATCCGATCAGCTGCTGGCGGATTGTTACCAGAATGCGCTCAGGCTTGCAGATTCGGAAAAGCTGGCATCGCTGGGGTTTCCCGCCATATCCACGGGTGCATTCGGATTTCCGGTTCATGAAGCGGCCGAAGTTGCGGCAGACGCCATCCACTCCGTACTGTCCGGACTCAGCCATCTCCGGCTGGTGCGAATGGTGCTGTTCAGTCCCGGAGACAAGGATGTTTTCCAAAAGGCGCTGGGAATCAGCCGGTGA
- a CDS encoding septal ring lytic transglycosylase RlpA family protein, producing MKSQQTNLIFNSYLLRSFGLLRSFGLLRKLSLFRSLSLHPDCNPIRNFSCIGNFKLIRNSSLIRDCNLPVLMLLSVLLASCGTTSPRPGSVLEQGEASWYGPGFHGKQTANGETYDQNELTAAHRTLPFNTRVRVVNMTNGEHVDVRINDRGPYARGRIIDLSKEAADRIDMLDSGIAPVRLILIDSEKPIRTRGPGNIRREEFTIQLGSYNRKEDAEAYARQIRSSRVVSGEVDGSTVYRVYYGRYRSSSDANRDLNRLKRRGHDGFVRQLQN from the coding sequence ATGAAATCACAGCAAACAAATCTTATTTTCAATTCCTACCTGTTGCGCAGTTTCGGCCTGTTGCGCAGTTTCGGCCTGTTACGCAAGCTCAGTTTGTTTCGCAGTTTAAGTCTGCATCCTGATTGCAACCCGATTCGCAATTTCAGCTGCATTGGCAATTTCAAACTGATTCGTAATTCCAGCCTGATTCGCGATTGCAATCTGCCGGTTCTGATGCTGCTATCCGTGCTGCTCGCTTCGTGCGGAACCACCAGTCCCCGACCGGGCAGTGTGCTGGAACAGGGCGAAGCCAGCTGGTACGGTCCCGGTTTTCACGGCAAGCAGACCGCAAACGGGGAAACCTACGACCAGAACGAACTCACCGCGGCACACCGGACGCTTCCGTTTAACACCAGGGTCCGTGTGGTGAACATGACCAACGGCGAGCATGTAGATGTCCGCATCAACGACCGCGGGCCGTATGCGCGGGGACGCATCATCGACCTGTCCAAAGAAGCCGCCGACCGGATCGATATGCTCGACTCCGGAATTGCTCCTGTCCGGCTGATACTTATTGACTCCGAGAAACCCATCCGCACAAGAGGACCCGGAAATATCAGGCGGGAGGAGTTCACCATCCAGCTCGGCTCTTACAACCGCAAGGAAGATGCCGAGGCTTATGCCCGGCAGATTCGCAGCAGCCGCGTGGTCTCAGGGGAGGTGGACGGGAGCACGGTCTATCGCGTCTATTACGGCCGCTACCGGAGCAGCAGCGATGCCAACCGCGACCTCAACCGTCTCAAGCGGCGCGGGCACGACGGATTTGTCCGGCAGCTGCAGAATTGA
- a CDS encoding class I SAM-dependent rRNA methyltransferase yields the protein MSDYPRVLLAKGKNKRLKSGHLWIFSNEIVHPEERPEPGTVVQVCEANGEHAGTGFYHPHSLIAIRLLSGQLLSVDAGFWKQRLGNAISARDSLAQSTNAMRLVHSESDGLPGLVVDKYAGGLVLQILSAGMEKQRNIIVDALKELLDPDFIVLRNDHAMRDREGLEQHTEVIHGEVNDLSVSITENSVMYRVDPVEGQKTGFYLDQRDNRVLFRHYISEGDRVLDGFCHYGGFALNAAQAGAKEVVAVDGVQSVCDAAQEHVRMNGLDEVISVQKADLMKKLPEWSAKGARFDAINLDPPNFATSKKSVGPALRAYRKIHRHALEMLQPGGILATSSCSHHITADAFLDSVRRACRDTGKRVQLLHEGGAAPDHPVLPEMPETGYLKFLIFRVVDF from the coding sequence ATGTCAGATTACCCCCGTGTCCTGCTTGCCAAAGGCAAAAACAAACGCCTGAAATCCGGCCATCTCTGGATTTTCAGCAATGAAATTGTTCACCCCGAAGAGCGGCCGGAGCCCGGTACCGTCGTGCAGGTTTGCGAAGCCAACGGAGAGCATGCCGGAACCGGATTCTATCACCCCCACTCGCTTATCGCCATACGGCTGCTGTCTGGTCAGCTTCTTTCCGTCGATGCCGGTTTCTGGAAACAGAGGCTCGGGAATGCCATATCAGCGCGGGACAGCCTGGCGCAAAGCACCAATGCCATGCGCCTGGTCCATTCCGAAAGTGACGGCCTTCCGGGACTTGTTGTGGACAAATACGCCGGCGGGCTGGTCCTGCAAATTTTGAGTGCCGGCATGGAAAAGCAACGAAATATCATTGTCGATGCGCTCAAGGAGCTTCTGGATCCCGACTTCATCGTCCTGAGAAATGACCATGCCATGCGCGACCGCGAAGGCCTGGAGCAGCATACGGAAGTCATTCACGGAGAAGTCAACGATTTATCGGTATCCATAACCGAAAATTCGGTCATGTACCGGGTCGATCCGGTTGAAGGACAAAAAACCGGATTTTATCTCGATCAGCGTGACAACCGCGTGCTGTTCCGGCACTACATTTCCGAAGGTGATCGTGTTCTGGATGGATTTTGCCACTACGGAGGCTTTGCACTGAACGCGGCACAAGCCGGTGCAAAGGAAGTCGTTGCCGTTGACGGCGTACAATCGGTTTGCGATGCGGCGCAGGAGCATGTCCGGATGAATGGCCTTGATGAGGTGATTTCGGTTCAGAAAGCCGACCTGATGAAAAAGCTTCCGGAATGGTCCGCCAAAGGTGCGCGGTTTGATGCCATCAACCTGGATCCGCCCAATTTTGCCACCAGCAAAAAGTCGGTCGGACCGGCACTTCGCGCCTATCGCAAAATTCATCGTCATGCCCTTGAAATGCTGCAGCCCGGCGGAATCCTGGCAACATCCTCCTGTTCCCATCACATAACAGCGGATGCCTTCCTGGATTCGGTCCGCAGAGCCTGCCGCGACACCGGCAAGCGCGTCCAGCTCCTGCATGAGGGAGGTGCGGCGCCTGACCACCCGGTTCTTCCTGAAATGCCGGAGACCGGATATCTGAAGTTTCTTATTTTCAGGGTAGTTGACTTTTGA
- the crtI gene encoding phytoene desaturase family protein, with protein sequence MSKHIAIIGTGFGALGAAARLLAEGYNVTLFEKRDKPGGRAYVFEENGFRFDAGPTVITAPFMFDDIFNKAGKKREDYFELVPCQPFYRIFNHEGRHFDYNSDESFIFSEIDRWNPEDKEGYRKFMQTTRAIFQKGFVELADQPFLSFMDMLRVAPDLIRLKSHENVYKYVSRYVKDEFLRRCFSFHPLLVGGNPFDTTSIYAMIHYLEREWGVHYAMGGTGSIVNGLTKLIEELGGKIHLETEVKRIRINDRRQVEGLELSDGEFVPADAVISNGDVAFTYRNMIDESLRKTYTNRKIDKMKYSMSLFVMYFGTDRRYTDTKLKHHNIILSERYKGLLNDIFNKKELADDFSLYLHMPTYTDPSLAPEGGESFYVLSPVPHLDGDTDWNEMAEPYGDRILEFLEENYLPDLRKHLKARLHIDPLHFRDTLNSHKGSAFSVQPLLTQSAWFRPHNRSEDFPNLYFVGAGTHPGAGLPGVLSSSVIAENLIRNDIPLNGSA encoded by the coding sequence ATGTCAAAACATATTGCCATCATAGGTACCGGATTCGGAGCACTTGGTGCCGCGGCACGGCTGCTTGCCGAAGGTTACAACGTCACATTATTTGAAAAACGCGACAAACCGGGCGGACGCGCCTATGTGTTCGAGGAGAACGGCTTCCGGTTCGATGCCGGTCCGACCGTCATCACCGCACCTTTCATGTTTGATGATATTTTCAACAAGGCCGGAAAAAAGCGGGAGGATTATTTTGAGCTGGTCCCCTGTCAGCCGTTCTACCGGATTTTCAACCATGAGGGTCGTCATTTCGACTACAACAGCGACGAATCTTTCATTTTTTCTGAAATTGACCGGTGGAATCCGGAGGACAAGGAGGGCTACCGAAAATTTATGCAGACGACCAGGGCAATCTTTCAGAAAGGCTTTGTGGAGCTGGCCGATCAGCCCTTCCTCTCTTTTATGGATATGCTCCGGGTGGCTCCCGATCTGATCCGCCTGAAGTCGCATGAGAACGTGTACAAGTATGTCTCGAGATACGTTAAAGATGAATTTCTCAGGCGCTGCTTTTCCTTTCATCCGCTTCTGGTGGGAGGAAATCCGTTCGACACCACCTCCATCTATGCCATGATCCATTACCTTGAGCGTGAGTGGGGCGTTCATTATGCCATGGGCGGAACCGGATCCATCGTCAACGGACTTACAAAGCTGATCGAAGAGCTTGGCGGCAAGATCCATCTGGAAACCGAAGTCAAGCGGATCAGAATCAACGACCGCCGGCAGGTGGAAGGGCTGGAATTGTCCGACGGGGAGTTCGTGCCCGCCGACGCGGTGATCTCAAACGGTGATGTTGCCTTTACCTACCGCAATATGATCGACGAATCCCTCCGGAAGACCTACACCAATCGCAAAATCGACAAAATGAAGTACAGCATGTCCCTTTTTGTGATGTATTTCGGCACAGACCGGCGGTATACCGACACCAAACTGAAGCATCACAATATCATCCTCAGCGAACGCTACAAAGGCTTGCTGAACGATATTTTCAACAAGAAAGAGCTTGCCGACGATTTCTCGCTGTATCTTCACATGCCGACCTACACCGATCCCTCTCTGGCACCTGAAGGCGGAGAGTCGTTCTATGTGCTGTCCCCGGTTCCCCATCTGGACGGCGATACGGACTGGAATGAAATGGCAGAGCCGTACGGGGACAGAATCCTCGAGTTTCTGGAGGAAAATTACCTGCCCGATCTGCGCAAGCACCTCAAGGCGCGGCTGCACATCGATCCGCTGCATTTCCGTGATACGCTCAACAGCCACAAGGGATCGGCATTTTCCGTACAGCCACTGCTGACTCAGTCGGCCTGGTTCCGTCCGCATAACCGTTCGGAGGATTTCCCGAACCTCTATTTTGTCGGGGCCGGGACGCATCCGGGAGCCGGACTACCGGGCGTACTCTCGTCATCGGTAATTGCTGAAAACCTGATTCGCAACGATATCCCGCTGAACGGATCGGCCTGA
- a CDS encoding DUF4405 domain-containing protein, protein MNQYSRPFSIRGFVSLLMAFTFLGLAVSGVIMYMAPPCGIAGQTGWTMLSLTKVQWVSLHQVTALIILVLAVIHLFVYNWKTFMCYFRNMKSKRRRQIEKQQEMELNDSKIRIIRIPREVYLSLLAAVVLYAGALTLMPPFGWLHEGSEIIEDRYRKEAPAGSGRGQGYGDQQGYGLGDRDGRTQREMAVNSSAVILPSDRTDSDESDGEQARTGRGDVTGEGQHDGSGLRDGSGEGLQDGTGEGVRDGSGEGLRDGSGRGARDGSGGGLRDGSGQGLRDGSGAGLRNGSGEGARIGSGEGLRDGSGVGQQDSIGEGLRDGSGEGQQDSTGEGLRDGSGGGLQDGSGEGVRDGSGEERRDSSGIGRGEDGSGEGRGEGQGRRDGSGNRDGQNVS, encoded by the coding sequence ATGAATCAATATTCCCGGCCTTTTTCCATACGTGGCTTTGTATCATTATTAATGGCGTTTACCTTTCTCGGCCTGGCCGTATCCGGAGTGATCATGTATATGGCGCCGCCATGCGGCATTGCCGGTCAGACGGGCTGGACCATGCTTTCACTCACCAAAGTTCAGTGGGTGTCGCTGCATCAGGTCACCGCCCTGATCATCCTTGTGCTTGCGGTCATCCATCTGTTTGTATACAACTGGAAGACCTTTATGTGCTACTTCCGGAACATGAAGTCCAAAAGAAGAAGGCAAATCGAGAAACAGCAGGAAATGGAATTGAATGACTCAAAGATACGGATCATCCGCATACCGCGGGAAGTCTACCTGTCACTGCTGGCTGCTGTAGTGCTCTATGCCGGAGCACTGACGCTGATGCCGCCCTTCGGATGGCTCCATGAGGGAAGCGAAATTATTGAAGATCGCTACAGGAAAGAAGCTCCGGCCGGATCCGGGCGCGGTCAGGGGTATGGTGATCAGCAGGGCTACGGTCTCGGAGATCGTGACGGCCGGACTCAGCGGGAGATGGCGGTCAACTCCAGTGCCGTTATACTCCCTTCCGACCGAACGGATTCTGATGAAAGTGATGGCGAGCAGGCACGAACCGGTCGCGGCGACGTCACGGGCGAAGGGCAGCATGACGGCTCCGGTTTGCGCGATGGCTCAGGTGAAGGTCTGCAGGACGGTACTGGCGAAGGAGTGAGAGACGGATCAGGAGAGGGGCTTCGTGACGGATCGGGCCGGGGAGCCCGCGATGGATCCGGTGGCGGACTGCGTGACGGCAGCGGACAGGGATTGCGGGATGGTTCCGGAGCTGGCCTGCGGAATGGTTCAGGCGAAGGAGCACGAATTGGTTCCGGGGAAGGTCTGCGCGACGGATCGGGTGTGGGTCAGCAGGACAGTATTGGAGAAGGCTTGCGAGATGGCTCGGGTGAAGGTCAGCAGGACAGTACCGGAGAAGGCTTGCGCGATGGATCGGGAGGAGGTCTTCAGGACGGCTCAGGTGAAGGTGTAAGAGACGGCTCGGGAGAGGAACGTCGTGACAGCAGCGGAATCGGCCGCGGAGAAGACGGTTCCGGTGAAGGACGCGGAGAAGGTCAGGGCCGCCGGGATGGATCCGGCAACCGTGACGGACAGAATGTATCCTGA